The genomic interval GAGAAGTAGAAGTTTTAAGTAGTACTCTTGAATTAGAGAAGCAAGTGAGGCTCTACAGTAGTGGAGTTTGCAGTGCAAATATGTACTTGGGGATTTTGTTGTGGGAAAACTGTTGGCCACTGACTCCCTGGCTGGCCAAGCCTCTCATTTACTCCTGGGAGGCAGAAGTGTTGGGGAATGATGCATGTAGATCTCCAAAGGCTGAAGATTaaccccttcctttctttcctcaggATCCAGAGACCATCCAGAAGTAGAAGGCAGCACTACTGCTCAGCAAAGGAGTGGGGTACTTTCAGCCATGAAGAATATGTTGAACCTTTACCTGCTAGGTGTGGTGTTGACCCTACTGTCCGTCTTTGTTAGACTGATGGAGACTTTGGGGGCCTTAGTGGAGAGCCCATTGCCAGGGAGTACATGGAACACCAGAGGTCAACTAACCAACACAGAGTCCCCCAAGGGCCTACCAGACCATCAATCCAGAGGGGTGCAGTAAAACTGTCCTCTGCATCAGCCATACTTTGGAACATACTTTGCAACGCCAGCCAAGTTTCCCATTTACTAGCAGGCAAGCTCACACCACCAGTGTTTCCAGAGAACTGTTACTAGGCACAGACAGACCTGTTTGACTGGATATGCTCCTTGCCCTCGGGGTGGGGGAGCCTGTTTAATGCACAGATATGCATGGGTTGCCTATGGCTACGGGATGGAGTGAACTTGCCCTTCTCCCCAGGATGGGCTGTATGCTTTGCTGTCCTTCACAGTGTGGATCTTGACACATCTGGGATGCGGACTTGTGCTGCACTTTCAGCTGTTGGGAGATGGTGGTGTTTTCAACCCAGCATCCTAAACATCTGCCAAAGGTTTCTTTGGACATGAATGTCTTGTGGTCAGTTTatttggtgttcagttttttcTTCCTGAGAGCGCCTCTGTTTCTGGGTAACTATTAAGGTGTGTACATTGGCTACAAGGAAGGAGATGATAGAATATCCACTGTTTAATTCTCATTGtcctatatttttataagttcttTCTCCAACATAGcatgcatgtgtttgtgtatgttgGTCTGAAGAGGGCAGTGGGATGATAAAGCCTGCTTAGGATGTGGGCATTTTGGCCACTATGTggtttaaatgaattttttgatGCAATAAAGTTGAAAAAGTATTTCCACTGTGTTATTTTGACTTCTGACCTTGAAATTAGTGATAGGGAAGAGTTTTAATTCCTAGTCTAAGGATTAACATCCTAAAACTTCAGAACAGGAAAATGCTTAAAGCACTTTTGTTTAATCATAAACTTCTGAATTTGGGGGTGTAGGCAGTTTACTACCCATATAACAACCAGTTATTAGAGCCTATGCTTCGACTATTACAGTTGACTATATCagactaataaaattttatattcatggaTTCAGCCAAGTGTagattaataagattttttttgttgttttcagtactaggaattgaactacCATTAAGCTGCATCTTAGCccttgaaagtatttttaattaaaaaattgcttctgaaccaggcacagtggtaagCTCCTGTAATCTTAGTTCCTTgtcaagctgaggcaggaggattgcaagtttgaggttagcttGGGCAATGTggaccctgtgtcaaaaataaataaaaagggctggagatgtagctccgagggagaacacccctggattcagtccctactACAGCCAAAAAAGTCTGTACTGAACATTTAACATTAACAGATTTGTCATTCCTAAACAATATAGGATAACTACATGGTATATGGCATTGTAAGTCATCAAAAGATGATTTAAATTACATGGGAGAATGTGcagaggttatatgcaaatactataccattaAATAAAACAGACTTAAGCTCTAAATGGGGTAGGGGCAGTCCTGGAACCAACCCCTAAAGATAAAGAGGGACAACCACAGTCCTTTCGTGACTATccattccctttttcctttttttgtgctgctggggattgaacccagggctttgcctgtgctaggcaaaaactatactattgagctatatcctcagcccatttattttttattttgaggcagtgtctcactAAGATACTGaatctggcttcaaacttttgatccttctgcctcagtctcccgagttgctaggattataggaatgtgccaccacgCTCAGCctctatttctaaaaaaaaaaaaaaaaaaaaaaaaaaaaaaagatccctcTTCCAGGCCCTCAACTTTAGTCTCTGGGGAAAAGAGAATTACCAGTCCAGGAGACTTTTTTCCTTCTATGTTCTTCAATGTCTTTTCTTTACGAAAATGACTGCTTTATTCTGATCAGGTCATCTGACAATATCTGCATCTCACAGGTAATTGTTTTTGTTCTCTTGTATCCATCATCACTCCTCCACATCCTGTCGCATGTGTAAGTATACATCTATTCACTCTGCTTTTGGTAATATACCTATTTACACTCCCATCTGGgtgtatgcattattttattaatttaattttaccaAAGAAAAGAATGGAACATGATGTCCTCTGTTAAACCAGTTTATCTTCccgagtattttttttttctagttgtggatgaacacaatgcctttatttttacttgtttatttttatatagtactgAGGataaacccagcacctcatgcatgcaaggcaagcattctaccagtgagctacagccccagcccctgagtttcttaaatttaaatgCCACTACCTGAGAAACTAGTGGTTTAGgcatcagttttatttattacaCTATGGTAGTCAGTATGGGACTAGTAGACTAGTCCCTAAGAGGTTGGTTAGATTTATGTGACTTGTATTTTGTTAGTATAATACTATAAAAAATGTAGTTGGccttttatctctgattttaggGCAGTTTCATGTGCTAATACCTgccc from Urocitellus parryii isolate mUroPar1 chromosome 3, mUroPar1.hap1, whole genome shotgun sequence carries:
- the Hilpda gene encoding hypoxia-inducible lipid droplet-associated protein; the encoded protein is MKNMLNLYLLGVVLTLLSVFVRLMETLGALVESPLPGSTWNTRGQLTNTESPKGLPDHQSRGVQ